The following proteins are co-located in the Fusobacteria bacterium ZRK30 genome:
- a CDS encoding ABC transporter permease, translating into MVFWMVKKIIIGNKLRSAAPLMGIIIGVASIMGIFAISSGGEAAVKKDLASIAENRVLIGSSRGYNLEDIKLLENMPIVDYVFSPEMNMTVNYDELNKIKVEGYTKSAIQGKELEVEGSSNIRGREVLIGNKTAEKIFKTSHAVGKIFQINLSTGKPVELRVTGVYREDLGSTLGIGTIYMDIDEYNNLGSTRSINTVVVTYRDREDIEETTDYLIEILSRKNYRNRYTVLEGNVRYQKIEKIKNMINIFLGAVGIVALVMGGLGISNLLLNSVREMTPSIGILRTMGMSEKNILKIFLLESTVLSTIGGGIGIVFGCGGAYVVGKVIGIPSIYYVDQIVTVFVTSVGLGIVFGSLPAYKAAKLQPVEAMKI; encoded by the coding sequence ATGGTTTTTTGGATGGTAAAAAAAATTATTATAGGTAATAAACTCCGTAGTGCAGCACCCCTTATGGGAATAATAATAGGGGTAGCGTCCATTATGGGAATTTTTGCCATATCCAGCGGAGGAGAAGCAGCAGTAAAAAAAGATCTGGCCAGCATAGCAGAGAACAGAGTTCTAATAGGGAGCAGCCGGGGATATAACCTGGAAGATATAAAACTACTGGAAAATATGCCTATAGTGGACTATGTATTTTCTCCTGAGATGAATATGACAGTTAATTATGATGAACTGAATAAGATAAAGGTAGAAGGGTATACTAAATCTGCCATCCAGGGTAAGGAATTAGAGGTAGAAGGGAGCAGTAATATTAGAGGCAGGGAAGTATTGATAGGAAATAAAACTGCTGAAAAAATATTTAAGACATCCCATGCAGTAGGAAAAATATTTCAAATAAACCTAAGTACAGGAAAACCTGTAGAGCTCCGGGTAACAGGAGTATACAGGGAAGACTTGGGAAGTACCCTGGGAATAGGAACTATATACATGGATATAGATGAATATAATAATTTAGGAAGTACCAGAAGTATAAATACGGTGGTAGTTACCTACAGGGATAGAGAAGATATAGAGGAGACTACAGATTATTTGATCGAGATATTGTCCAGAAAAAATTACAGGAACAGGTATACGGTCCTGGAAGGAAATGTCAGATATCAAAAAATTGAAAAGATAAAAAACATGATTAATATATTCTTGGGAGCAGTGGGGATAGTAGCCCTTGTAATGGGAGGGCTGGGGATAAGCAATTTATTGTTAAATTCGGTCCGAGAGATGACTCCCAGTATAGGAATCCTGAGAACTATGGGGATGAGTGAAAAAAATATACTGAAGATATTTTTACTGGAATCTACCGTTCTTTCTACCATAGGGGGGGGGATAGGAATTGTCTTTGGATGTGGAGGAGCATATGTAGTTGGTAAGGTAATAGGAATTCCATCTATCTATTATGTCGATCAGATAGTGACTGTGTTTGTAACTTCGGTCGGGCTGGGGATAGTTTTTGGGAGTCTTCCGGCGTACAAAGCAGCCAAGCTCCAGCCTGTAGAGGCCATGAAGATTTAG